The genomic segment TTGCGAGACTGCGCGCTCGATTCACCGTCCGCGCAACGCTTCGACGAGTGGCGGTGCCCTCCGGCCGAACCAACCTCGCCCCTTCCGTTTCGATGAAACGCTGCCTCGCCCCGCTCTTCCTGTGCATCGCGCTCGCCGCCTGCGGCGCCGATGACGCGGACGACGCCGCCGTGCCGCCGTCCACCCAGCCGAACCCGACGCCGGACGCACCCGCCCCGACACCCGCCGCGCCCACCTACTACCAGACGAAGACGCCCTATCGGCCGCAGCAGAATGCGTCGAGCTACGAAGCGCCGCCCGCGGGCTACGCGCCCGTCTACACCGAGATGGTCGCGCGCCACGGCTCGCGCGGATTGTCCGGCTTCAAGTATGACGGCGCGATCTACGACATGCTGCAAAAGGCGGACGCCGAAGGCGCGCTGACGCCGCTCGGCCAGCAACTGAAGGCCGACACGTTCGCGATGATGAAGGCGAACGCGCTGCTCGGCTACGGCGTCGCGGGCATCTCGACGCCCGGCTACGGCAATCTCACGCAGGCGGGCATCCGCGAGCATCAGCAGCTCGCCGCGCGGCTGCTGCAGCGGCTGCCCGCGCTGTTCGACACGGTCGCGGGCGCGGCGGGCGGCACGCCGCGCAAGATCGTCGTCGTCCACTCCGGGCAGGACCGCGCGGTCGACAGCTCGGCCTACTTCTCGGGCGCGCTCGTCGCCGCGCGCCCCGCGCTCGCGCCAGCGATCACACGGCCGGGCGCGCCGGCCGGCTATCCGGAAGGCGCGCCCGTTGCGCAAGCAGCGGGCGTCAATCGCTTCCTGCTGTACTTCCATGCACTGAAGCCGTCGGTCGATCTCGTCGCGTCGACGACCGATCCGTATTACGCGACCTATCGCGACAGCCTCGCGTACCAGGCTTACGGCAGCGACGCAGCCGTCGCCGCGAAGCTCGACGCGATCATGCAGTCGCCGCAAACGTCGCAGGTCGCGCAAACGGTACTCGCCGGGCTCGTGAAACCGGATTTCGCGGCGAAGCTCGGCACGGCGGGCTACACGTTCTCGAACACGGGCACGTACACGTTCGCGTCGGCGGACGCCCGGTTCGCCAACACGCTGAAGGGCGACGGCAAGACCACGATCAAGTCCGCCGCCGACGCGGCGAACGTGCTGTACAACCTGCTGCAGGTCGCGCCCGCGATGACGGCCGAGACGGGCGGCGTCACGATGGAGCGCTACATCGCCGCGCCGCAGGCCGAGTACCTCGCGTATCTTCAGGACGCCGAGGATTTCTACGAGAAAGGCCCCGGCGTCGCCGAAGCGAATCCCGTCACGTACCGGATGGCGCAGGCGCTCGTCGACGACTTCTTCGACGAGATCGACGCGATCGCGCGCGGCGACCTGACGAACGCGGCGAAGCTGCGCTTCACGCACGCCGAAGTCGTGATTCCGTTCGCGTCGATCCTGAAGCTGAAGAACGTGTTCGCTCCCGTGCCGCAAGCGCAGACCTACACGTATGCGGACAATCCGTGGCGCGGCGAAACGGTGTCGCCGATGGCCGCGAACCTGCAATGGGACGTCTACCGCAACGGCTCGCGGCTCATCGTGAAGATGCTGTACAACGAGCGCGAGACCGATTTTCAGCCCGCTTGCGACGGCGCGCGAATCGCGCCCGGCAGCCGCTTCTACGACTACGCCGGCTTGCGCCGCTGCCACGGCTATAGCTGAGCGTCTCCCGCGCGCGGCCGCCAGCCGGTCTCGCGCAACGCATCGACGAGCCGCGCGGCGCCGAGCGCGTCGACGCGCACGCCGCGCGCCGCGAGATCGGTGGCCGCGACGAGCGCGTTGACGATCGCCTCCTCGACCGCTTCCGCCGCCGCATCGAACAACGCGCAGATGTGCGCGTCGGCGACCATCCGCACGCCGACCGTCGTCGGGGCCGGCCGGCCGTAGCTCGCGATCGGCAGGCCCGTATTGCCGGTTGCGAACGCGACGAAGATATCGCCGCTCGAGTTGTCGGTGCCGCCGCCGCAAC from the Burkholderia humptydooensis genome contains:
- a CDS encoding histidine-type phosphatase yields the protein MKRCLAPLFLCIALAACGADDADDAAVPPSTQPNPTPDAPAPTPAAPTYYQTKTPYRPQQNASSYEAPPAGYAPVYTEMVARHGSRGLSGFKYDGAIYDMLQKADAEGALTPLGQQLKADTFAMMKANALLGYGVAGISTPGYGNLTQAGIREHQQLAARLLQRLPALFDTVAGAAGGTPRKIVVVHSGQDRAVDSSAYFSGALVAARPALAPAITRPGAPAGYPEGAPVAQAAGVNRFLLYFHALKPSVDLVASTTDPYYATYRDSLAYQAYGSDAAVAAKLDAIMQSPQTSQVAQTVLAGLVKPDFAAKLGTAGYTFSNTGTYTFASADARFANTLKGDGKTTIKSAADAANVLYNLLQVAPAMTAETGGVTMERYIAAPQAEYLAYLQDAEDFYEKGPGVAEANPVTYRMAQALVDDFFDEIDAIARGDLTNAAKLRFTHAEVVIPFASILKLKNVFAPVPQAQTYTYADNPWRGETVSPMAANLQWDVYRNGSRLIVKMLYNERETDFQPACDGARIAPGSRFYDYAGLRRCHGYS